Genomic window (Balearica regulorum gibbericeps isolate bBalReg1 chromosome Z, bBalReg1.pri, whole genome shotgun sequence):
ACTGGCAACACTGGTGTAGTTTTGTGTCTTTATATATTGTGGTAGATggaccttggctggatgccaggtgtctACCAAGCTGgtctatcactcccctcctcagctggacagaggggagaaaataagatggaaaaaaccccctcatgggtcaagataaaggcagtttaatacagcaagaGCAAAAGGCAGtgcagaaacagaggaaaaagaaattatttattctctatttcccatcagcaggtgatgtccagccacttcctgtgaagcagggcttcagtacgtgtagcagttgctctggaagacaaatgtcataaataacaaattcctcctcttcctccgcCTTTCTCTCAGcatttattgctgagcagatgtcatatgatatggattatccttttggtcagtttgggccagctgtcctggctgtgtcccctccaagaccttgcccacccccagcccactggtgagggggatgttggagagacagccttgctgtgtgccagcagtgctcagcagcagccaaaaccctggtgtgtcaccaacaccttgctggctaccgacacacagcacagcactgtgggggctgctgaggggaaaattaactcctgctcagccagacccaataaGTATATGTATAAAGTTACGCTTCTCACTTTTGTCGAGAGTGAGGCTAAGCACTTGCTAAGACCATGCTGAAGTGCTGACCTTgatttcatagaatcgtagaatcatagaatggtttgggttggaagggaccttaaagatcctctagttccaacccccctgcctcaggcagggacaccctccaccagaccacgctgcccaaagcctaatccaacctggcctttaacactgccagggatggggcacccacaacctctctgggcaacctgtgccagtgcctcaccaccctcacagtaaagaatttctttctaacatctaatctagatcgaccctcctttagcttaaacccattaccccttgtcctgtcactacactccctgatgaacagtccctctccagctttcctgtaggcccctttcaggtactggaaggctgcaattagatctccccggagccgccttttctccaggctgaacaagcccaactctctcagcctgtcctcataggagaggtgctccagccctccaatcagcttcgtggcctcctctggactctctccagcagctccatgtctttcttgtgccggggcccccagagctgggtgcaatactccaggtgggggtctcacaagaacggagtagaggggcaggatcacctcccttgacctgctggtcacacctcttttgatgcagcccaggacacagttggttttctgggctgcaagcgcacactgccagcccatgctgagcttctcgtcaatcaatacccccaagtccttctccttggggctgctttcaatccattcctcgcccagcctatagtcatgcttgggattgcgccgacccacgtgtaggaccttgtacttggcctcgttgaacttcatgcagttcacacaggcaCATTTCAACTAAAAATCTTTTGAGATCACCTCTTTAATAGTATTTGAGTGTAATCAATTGAATGGACTAACAGCTCATCACAAGCAAAGTAGGTAGAATACCTGTAACTGCCCTTGCTGCCAACTTAAGGGAACACCTACATAGAGAAACTCATAAAATGAagattgaaaaaataaagatgttggTTTGTAATGAAATCTAAAAAGTATACATGGGAAAGCAAGCTATGGACAGAAGCTCATAATAGTGCATGGAAGGAGCCTTCCTGAATGCTTGTTTGTAAATTCCTTCAATAGAATGAGAATACTCTTGCATGTGAACAGCATTAGGGTTGTCCACCCTGTGCAGGGACATATGTGCATAGCTGTTTTGAGAAAGTGGTAAGTCATTTTATTCTGAACAAGGTGTCTCGAGGAACTGGAATTTTGGTTGTGTGCGTTAACTTCAGTTTTGTCAGCCCCACTACTTTTGCAAGGGCCTGTGTGGTATATGGTAGGTAAACAAAATCTTGGGCTGAAGCTCCGTAACTGCCATAGCCTTGTAGTGCATACATGTCAGCTGTCTTGGAGCAACAGTGAATTAAACTTATATACAGCTGCTTGTGTGCTATGTGTTCTTCTCTGCTTTCGTGGTTCCCAGAGTAAGGCAGCTTTAGCATTTGATAGCACTAGCTGAGCTTCTGGGGTATGAGTGCCCAATAATACATTACAAATCCTGCGTTAAGTAGTTTTGGGGGCTTTATCCACTAAAAAGCAAAGCCCAAGTTCCCATATGTATTAACTGTACTGGTTATCGTCTAAGTGGCATCTGCAGAAGTATATACATGTAAGGGTCCTAACTGCTATTACTGAGTAGGAGCAAGACTTAAAAAGTTCATGGTGCTTGACTGTGGGATGTGGTGGAATTTGTCAGTGATTTTGTATGACAGCACTGCAGACTGAAAGTCCAGCAAACTGGATGTTGCTGGATTCCAAATACTTACAGACATTTGGTTTTTGATTTCTTAGAGGACCTTGGGAAGAGCTTGAGGAAGTTTTATAAACTCTCTCAGGCTGCCCTCATTGTAATACTGTTCTTATAGTCTAATTTGTAAATTATATTGGATGCCAGAATCTGTTTGAGAGGATGGCTTCTCTTTGGATGAGTTACGGTCATCACTTTGCCTGTGCTGTTGATGGGATGGTCTGCCTTCAGTCTTTTATGGGAACCTGCATTGCATTTCTGTAAGGAATGTTGGAATGGATTTGGTGATGTCTTGTATGTGACCTGTAGAAATGTAAATGTGACAACTAACAGGCTTTCATGCCTCCCATTGTGCACTGGAAGGGGAGACTGTGATGGAAGATACTGCCAACTACAGAAGATGCTGCCATATCAACTCTACAGATTGAACCAAATCTCACCACGTTTATTACAAACTTCTACACGGGCAAACTGTGTAAAAAGTGGTAGTACCTGTATAAGCTGTATATTATCTTACAGGTGGGAACCAGCGTGAACTTGCCCGCCAAAAGAATCTGAAGAAGACTCAGGAGATCCacaaaggcaaaaggaaagagGATAGCTTGTCTGCTtctcagagaaaacagaggtaAGATCTAGTACAGTTGAGTGAAATGGTTGGGCAAAATAGGAGGGAAAAATGGGTCAGAAAGAATCCAGTTTCTTAGCTGAAATAGCATTTAAGTCCTTTGCCTTGATTCATGGTCCATTCATATGCCAGAGGATAAACCATGGATGTAGCTTTTACTGTATCTGCTGTTAAACAGGTTTATTTTTGGTAAGACACgtaaagcttttttcttttgagcagTTTTTTTTGCCTGGTACGAACTGGAAAAGATTGTGTAATACTTTCTTGGAAGATGTTTGATCCACTGTGTCCTTTACTTCTAAAACTAAAAGAATTACATGAAGTCTACTAATCAAGTAACTTGTCTACCTCATGGGGTACTGTACTGAAACCCCCCCAGGATAATAGAGCCAGTGTGCTCATGGCTAACCAAGAAGTTTTATACTAGTCTTTGTCCCTTCTTGAAACAGGGGTTGCTAAAAGGCAAAAACAAGCTGGGGGAGactctacttaaaaaaaaaaaaaaataaatcagtgagCCAGTATctgaaatccaattttttttctttacagagacTCTGAAATTATGCAGCAAAAACAAAAAGCGGCTAATGAAAGGAAATCTCTGCAGGCAGAAGCAAAATGAGCTGCCTGTATGGGGAAGATGAGAGCACCGATAAAGCAGAAGGGCTGAGAAGATCATTCATTAAAGTGTCTGGCCATTGAATTGTTAAATGTCTATCTTGCAGAGTTTTTCAACTAGCATTTGTTTAGAGTATTTTCTGGTTAGCATAGGCTTAGTTGTCTGGAGTGCTGTTTCAAAACTGACTATATTCTTCTTCATGCATATGAAAAAAAGTACCAAGCAGTAGCTTTACGCcagcttttgctgtgtttcttggTTTCACTTAATGGTTCCAGTaacaattaatttctgaatCTACAGTTAGACCAGATTTTCTTGTCTTAATTCTTGAAGTATAGATCCATTACAAGTATAGAACACACTTGTAAAATGTGCTTAACCTTACCGAGATCTGAACTGTAAATCtcatcttaaattatttttacaataaaatgttGCATGAAATACTGTCTAATCTGAAATGGTTATGCTTGATAATTGATATCTAAGAAGACACCAAGAACACAAAGAATAGATAGAATTGTGGAGAAATGTAATATAAGTATGTAAGCATAATTAAGgataaatgaaatttattataTGCATATTATAACCAATATAATATGCAGTCATAAGTCTGCACTATAGAAAGATGCCTGTCAAGTTGCAGACTTCATGGGTGTATGTGACTGAATCTACTACTGGCTTGAAGTTAGGGTTGCAGATGAAAGCAGATCTTG
Coding sequences:
- the LOC104631643 gene encoding small EDRK-rich factor 1; translated protein: MTRGNQRELARQKNLKKTQEIHKGKRKEDSLSASQRKQRDSEIMQQKQKAANERKSLQAEAK